TATTGGCAGCGACTGCGGCTAGTGCGGCGCGCGCGTTCGCCGCATCAACGCAACCTTGAAAGATTGGGGTGGCGGGCAAACACGACTTACGACCGAGGAACAATGGCCGAGCCGGGCGCACGAACGCGGCCTCCAAATCGGCGAGCGTGGGTTGCTCTTCCACTCGATCAAGTCGGAGCACCACGGACATGCGCAGGTCTGCGTGATAGTCGCGCCACCGCTGGTGCGCCCCGATATAGGTGCCAGGTCCACCGTCTCGTTGTGCCGGTACCCCACCCGTGGTCCAAACACGGTCGTCCTTTGCCAGTTGGGCCGTTTGGTAGTCCGTTGTGCGTCCGAGTACCGGTTCCGTCTCACGAATCGCGGCGTACACGATGCGGCTCTGCAAGTGCTGATGCTGTTCCCGCAACCTGCGGTGCCATCCGAGCGCGTTCGCGATCAGTCCCGTCAGCATGGATTGGCTTGGAAAGTCGCGAGTGATGCCGTGTGCGTCGATCGCCTCGCCTCCGAACGAGGCGAGTGGCGCACGCAGCCGCAGGTGTATCCAGCGCACTACGCGGTCCCGGTACTAATTGCAGTACCGGCCCACTGAGATAGTTCCGGGAGCGCAAGGAGTTCTGCTCCCGGCATGGAGGATCCGCTCAAACTCATCACGCGCCGAGACTCACCGGTCGCATACGCAGCATCGAGTTGGGCCAAGTGTGCGCACGCCCGTTGTTGCGCCGCCTCGACGGATGGCGGGCACGGATCGCGGAACGCCTCGGCGAGACTTCGAGGCTGACAGTTACCGGCTTCGATCAAAACCCAACTTGCATAGGCATACGGTGCGGTCGAGCCTAGCTTCGCCCCCGGAGAGACGGTAGCGATGAGGTGTACCAAGTGTTCGGCAACCGTACCTGCCATCCGGTCGTCGCCGCCAACGTTGTCGAGCAGCATCTTCCGGTCGAGCACAACGTAGCCGTAGAAGAGGCCGGACGTCAGCTCGGTTTCGCCGATGTGGTCAGCGCCCGGTTCGTCCTCTCCCCGCTGCAGGTCATCAACAACCGTGAAGTAGTCGCTTTCGCTCTCTTCACCATGGACGGTGAATGCATGGGCCACGTGCACCGGCGCGTCGAGGTTGGCTTCGACATCGGACGTCACCATGCGACCGAACAGCGCGGCGGCTATGCCACCGGGAAGCCTGCAATTCTCGCGCAACGCCTTCATGTTCGCTCGTGCAGCCTTTTCCCACTCCTTGGCGGCCTTCTCGGTCGCTTTGGCATCGCTACCGGAAGCGTCGGCGATTTCTCTG
The genomic region above belongs to Spirochaetaceae bacterium and contains:
- the cas7e gene encoding type I-E CRISPR-associated protein Cas7/Cse4/CasC, which encodes MPDVNFLQIHSLHGYSAALLNRDDSGLAKRMTYGGAIRTRISSQCLKRHWRIAGGPHSLHAIDGATAGVRSRETVTRRVIGPLAEAGYDTKAVEAIEAAFQRAVYGEKGETSRQPLLLGEPEIRFLANKAREIADASGSDAKATEKAAKEWEKAARANMKALRENCRLPGGIAAALFGRMVTSDVEANLDAPVHVAHAFTVHGEESESDYFTVVDDLQRGEDEPGADHIGETELTSGLFYGYVVLDRKMLLDNVGGDDRMAGTVAEHLVHLIATVSPGAKLGSTAPYAYASWVLIEAGNCQPRSLAEAFRDPCPPSVEAAQQRACAHLAQLDAAYATGESRRVMSLSGSSMPGAELLALPELSQWAGTAISTGTA
- the cas5e gene encoding type I-E CRISPR-associated protein Cas5/CasD; this translates as MRWIHLRLRAPLASFGGEAIDAHGITRDFPSQSMLTGLIANALGWHRRLREQHQHLQSRIVYAAIRETEPVLGRTTDYQTAQLAKDDRVWTTGGVPAQRDGGPGTYIGAHQRWRDYHADLRMSVVLRLDRVEEQPTLADLEAAFVRPARPLFLGRKSCLPATPIFQGCVDAANARAALAAVAANTSGTLRALWPATEGTFDADRTFYQTDERNWLTGLHGGARAVCEGRVVTAPTDG